Proteins encoded in a region of the Stieleria neptunia genome:
- a CDS encoding sugar phosphate isomerase/epimerase family protein, with protein MKSCITISLVEEARGGPFVLWDGLEKSIAFAGELGYDAVEIFAPSVESLNLDSLGNLLDGAGVRLAALGTGAGWVKHRLQLADADAKKRSDARAFVRTIIDAAGGFGAMAIIGSMQGRSDAEVDSKTALGYLAEALEDGGQHASQYNVPLIYEPLNRYETNQCCTVAQGVELLQSLSTSNVRLLCDLFHMGIEETDIADALTHGGDLVGHIHFVDSNRRPVGCGHMQYGRIIEALRAIDYQGYLCAEAFPWPDPHEAARQTMRAFRYWTQTD; from the coding sequence ATGAAATCCTGCATCACCATCTCACTCGTCGAAGAAGCTCGCGGTGGTCCGTTCGTCCTCTGGGACGGCCTCGAAAAATCGATCGCGTTTGCCGGTGAACTCGGTTACGACGCGGTCGAGATCTTTGCCCCGTCGGTGGAATCGCTGAACTTGGATTCGCTCGGCAATCTGCTCGACGGTGCGGGCGTTCGACTGGCCGCACTCGGTACCGGTGCCGGTTGGGTCAAACATCGGCTGCAGCTTGCCGATGCCGATGCGAAAAAACGGTCCGACGCCCGCGCCTTCGTTCGCACGATCATCGATGCGGCCGGCGGATTCGGGGCGATGGCGATCATCGGTTCGATGCAGGGCCGCAGCGACGCCGAAGTCGATTCGAAAACCGCTCTGGGTTACCTGGCCGAGGCGCTCGAAGACGGCGGGCAGCATGCCAGCCAGTACAACGTGCCGCTGATCTATGAGCCGCTGAATCGTTACGAGACCAATCAGTGCTGCACCGTCGCCCAGGGCGTGGAACTGCTGCAATCGCTGTCGACGTCCAACGTGCGATTGCTGTGCGACCTGTTTCACATGGGCATCGAAGAAACCGACATCGCCGACGCCTTGACCCACGGCGGTGACCTGGTCGGCCACATTCATTTCGTCGACAGCAATCGCCGCCCGGTCGGTTGTGGTCACATGCAGTACGGACGCATCATCGAAGCGCTGCGGGCGATCGACTACCAAGGCTACTTGTGCGCCGAAGCGTTCCCGTGGCCGGATCCCCACGAAGCGGCCCGCCAGACGATGCGGGCGTTTCGTTATTGGACCCAAACGGATTGA
- a CDS encoding Gfo/Idh/MocA family protein, with product MTSAQCRWGILSSANIARKNWKAIGLSGNGIVRGVSSRSADRARQFIDDCQREAPFEVVPEAFDGHEALLACADIDAVYVPMPTGSRKEWVIAAAEAKKHVLIEKPVAVNAADAEAMRDACDANGVQLMDGVMFDHGKRIHAVSERVRSAALGQLRRIQTHFSFTGDSEFQSANIRTDSVLEPHGCLGDLGWYCIRFILWASGFRDPLEVSGRTLTPLSRDGSDDWVPGEFAGELVFDGGLTAGFFCSFCTANQQLATLSGDSGYLTIDDFVLPLYDSKTEYQIHRHELQIDNCQWNFRRRSETFQCDEYHSGESNAQEVEMMRTFNQIAISGTLDRGLADRAVQTQRILDACRRSDSMGGQRIPLREPS from the coding sequence ATGACAAGTGCGCAGTGTCGTTGGGGAATCCTCAGCTCGGCGAATATCGCGAGGAAGAACTGGAAAGCGATCGGATTGAGCGGCAACGGAATCGTCCGCGGCGTTTCCAGCCGATCGGCCGACAGGGCCCGTCAATTCATCGACGATTGTCAGCGTGAAGCCCCCTTCGAGGTCGTCCCCGAGGCGTTTGATGGCCACGAGGCTTTGTTGGCCTGTGCCGACATCGACGCCGTCTACGTCCCCATGCCGACCGGCAGCCGAAAGGAATGGGTGATCGCGGCCGCGGAAGCCAAGAAACACGTGCTGATCGAAAAACCGGTCGCCGTCAACGCCGCCGACGCTGAAGCGATGCGCGACGCCTGTGACGCCAACGGCGTTCAATTGATGGACGGGGTGATGTTCGACCACGGCAAACGGATCCACGCCGTCAGCGAACGAGTTCGATCGGCGGCGTTGGGCCAACTCCGACGCATTCAAACCCACTTTTCCTTCACCGGCGATTCGGAATTCCAATCCGCCAACATTCGCACCGACAGCGTCCTGGAACCTCACGGGTGTCTGGGAGACCTGGGCTGGTACTGCATTCGGTTCATCCTCTGGGCGAGCGGCTTTCGCGATCCCCTGGAAGTCTCCGGACGCACCCTGACCCCGCTCTCACGCGACGGATCCGACGATTGGGTGCCGGGCGAATTTGCCGGCGAACTGGTTTTCGACGGCGGACTGACGGCGGGTTTCTTTTGCTCGTTCTGCACCGCCAACCAGCAACTCGCGACCCTCTCGGGTGATTCCGGATACCTGACGATCGACGACTTCGTGTTGCCGCTCTACGACTCCAAGACCGAGTACCAGATCCATCGACACGAATTGCAGATCGACAACTGCCAATGGAATTTCCGTCGCCGCAGCGAAACGTTTCAGTGCGATGAATACCACAGCGGTGAATCCAACGCGCAAGAAGTCGAGATGATGCGGACGTTCAATCAGATCGCCATTTCCGGCACGCTCGATCGCGGCCTGGCTGACCGCGCGGTGCAAACCCAACGGATTCTCGACGCGTGTCGGCGGAGCGATTCGATGGGCGGACAACGGATCCCGCTCCGCGAGCCCAGCTGA
- a CDS encoding HD-GYP domain-containing protein, translating into MSSNVSSINHPSSRPGIPIPAVNAPLVLDSQVRVERRQDVPPGKIMIVDDEIANVMIAKKILSQAGHSDFETTTDSTVAMNLIHTREPDVVLLDINMPHVDGISILSQIRSVEKFKRLPVLILTANTHSEVKLRCLELGATDFLIKPIDPMELAPRVRNALQSKMYHDQLFYHAAELEKIVLRRTKELEKSRREVIYSLARAAELRDNDTGNHVIRVGRYAGVIARNLGLPERFVDDLELAAQLHDVGKIAIPDAILLKPGKLEPEEYEIIKGHVKHGRQIIKPFAAHDAATMRSHVQTGSEILSDGTSLMRLAASIAQTHHEKVDGTGYPIGLAGDDIPIEGRITAVADVFDALSSERPYKKAMPREKCFSILEEGRGTHFDSDVLDAFFAGAADIVRIQVEFADYA; encoded by the coding sequence ATGAGTTCCAACGTTTCCTCGATCAATCATCCATCGTCCCGCCCGGGGATCCCGATCCCGGCGGTCAACGCCCCCTTGGTCCTCGACTCGCAAGTTCGCGTCGAACGCCGCCAGGATGTCCCTCCGGGCAAGATCATGATCGTGGATGACGAGATCGCCAACGTGATGATCGCCAAGAAAATCCTGTCCCAGGCCGGGCACAGCGATTTCGAAACCACCACCGACTCGACGGTCGCGATGAATTTGATTCACACGCGCGAGCCCGATGTCGTCTTGCTGGACATCAACATGCCGCACGTCGACGGGATTTCGATCTTGTCGCAGATCCGCAGTGTCGAAAAATTCAAACGCCTGCCCGTGTTGATCTTGACCGCGAACACTCACAGTGAAGTCAAATTGCGCTGCCTGGAACTCGGCGCGACGGACTTTTTGATCAAGCCGATCGACCCGATGGAACTTGCACCGCGGGTTCGCAACGCGCTGCAAAGCAAGATGTACCATGACCAGCTGTTTTACCACGCCGCAGAACTGGAAAAGATCGTGTTGCGACGCACGAAGGAACTGGAAAAATCGCGTCGTGAAGTGATCTACTCTCTGGCCCGTGCCGCGGAACTGCGCGACAACGACACCGGCAACCACGTCATCCGCGTGGGTCGCTACGCCGGCGTGATCGCCCGAAACCTGGGTCTGCCGGAACGCTTCGTCGACGACCTCGAACTGGCCGCCCAACTTCATGACGTCGGCAAAATCGCGATCCCCGACGCCATCTTGCTCAAGCCCGGCAAACTGGAACCGGAGGAGTACGAAATCATCAAAGGGCACGTCAAACACGGGCGTCAGATCATCAAGCCCTTCGCCGCCCACGACGCCGCGACGATGCGCAGCCACGTGCAAACCGGCTCCGAAATCCTCTCCGATGGGACCTCGCTGATGCGTTTGGCGGCCAGCATCGCACAAACCCATCACGAGAAGGTGGACGGAACGGGTTACCCGATCGGACTGGCCGGTGATGACATCCCGATCGAAGGCCGGATCACCGCGGTGGCAGACGTCTTTGACGCCCTGTCTTCCGAACGGCCCTACAAGAAAGCGATGCCGCGTGAAAAATGCTTCTCGATTCTTGAGGAAGGCCGCGGAACCCACTTCGATTCCGACGTGCTGGACGCGTTTTTCGCCGGCGCGGCCGATATCGTTCGCATCCAGGTCGAATTCGCCGACTACGCCTGA
- a CDS encoding aldo/keto reductase codes for MQKRPLGNTGLELSVLGFGASSIGAEFRPIDVSEALRCVNVALDRGMNYIDTAAYYGRGMSEIMLGRVLPQLPRDSFYLSTKLGRFAPKHFDFSARRVAESIDISLERMQLDHLDMVFCHDIEFVDLDQIVNETIPALIKQREKGKVRFVGVSGYPMKIFHEMIRRSEMDVILSYNHYTLQNDMALSLVEPCREAGVGLINAAPFSARLLTDAPLPSWHKATDQVREVAKAAAAHCRERGSDIAKLALQYSAANESFASCVVGSANPDRVAGWCDWLDEPLDETLVAEVKEILKPIHNWVYVEGRPENNDK; via the coding sequence ATGCAAAAACGCCCACTTGGAAACACCGGATTGGAATTGTCCGTCCTGGGATTCGGAGCCTCGTCCATCGGAGCCGAGTTCCGCCCGATCGACGTGTCCGAGGCGCTGCGATGTGTGAACGTTGCGCTGGATCGTGGCATGAACTACATCGACACCGCGGCCTATTATGGACGCGGGATGAGCGAAATCATGCTCGGACGTGTGCTGCCGCAACTGCCCCGCGATTCGTTTTATCTCAGCACCAAACTGGGCCGCTTCGCTCCCAAACACTTTGACTTTTCGGCCCGCCGTGTCGCCGAAAGTATCGACATTTCGCTCGAGCGGATGCAGCTGGACCATCTCGACATGGTGTTCTGTCACGACATCGAATTCGTGGACCTGGACCAGATCGTCAACGAGACCATCCCTGCGCTGATCAAACAGAGAGAAAAGGGCAAGGTTCGATTCGTCGGCGTCAGCGGATACCCGATGAAGATTTTTCATGAGATGATCCGGCGTAGCGAGATGGACGTCATTTTGAGCTACAACCACTACACGCTGCAGAACGACATGGCACTCAGCTTGGTGGAGCCCTGTCGCGAGGCCGGCGTCGGGCTGATCAACGCGGCCCCGTTCTCGGCGCGGCTGCTGACCGACGCCCCCTTGCCGTCGTGGCACAAAGCGACCGACCAGGTCCGCGAGGTCGCCAAGGCTGCCGCCGCCCACTGCCGCGAGCGGGGATCGGACATCGCCAAGTTGGCGCTGCAGTATTCAGCGGCCAATGAATCGTTCGCCAGCTGCGTCGTCGGATCGGCCAATCCCGATCGCGTCGCCGGCTGGTGCGATTGGCTCGACGAACCCCTCGATGAAACCCTGGTCGCCGAAGTCAAAGAGATCCTCAAGCCGATTCACAATTGGGTCTACGTCGAGGGCCGCCCCGAAAACAACGACAAGTGA